In Solenopsis invicta isolate M01_SB chromosome 1, UNIL_Sinv_3.0, whole genome shotgun sequence, one genomic interval encodes:
- the LOC105201207 gene encoding probable Rho GTPase-activating protein CG5521 isoform X8, whose amino-acid sequence MFSKKLHVDVKKSTLKIQDVKKDSATRFKHLKIVLENVDTDEAKGFFEGNFSHVYFILYDCFVSAEANLRQRELSFHIVHKAHREELEQVLQLLEKILTLLPELLNRRWQCHSLARILQKLLHPGNSWKLRRQAIRYFILWYQALGENAPEHIHQMFASLVPGFPPHQASPYKCDRKTDSKKDKLARAANSEEKDKREFYDTQLGQSTFHDNGSNQCPISQVDSGPILPPQSGEKPLDNETVRFLEALLEFMVTQVVKVEWRDKSTRQHKTFQFLLERFKVAYLRHICPEFNDNFSLYKPNLELPTMRKPMNQNQNNYLLCKVALIKWIASFTHVARKDGLFAHLSQSTTPNEENTESELRRVSVYTQNSADSNLLSPESTMSQQDGQNQEDSAVSAMLVREVLYGNRDNVNFVHELYRQAFLLDFHHAGAIRKAIAVYKDWIQMNEIPPFMLEPLDGHKERDFEESQRKESEMEKSPSDSYRQTRLRNDSYLGAIHRENLFIRAGLQNVLQIFITQASNVFFLENSGPNASLTLLEEQTDSCKRVLNVYRYVVMHSRLEPATWEQLLRVLLQITSLVLSEKSSRRKHQESIGGKLAPAIFQTLIVTWIKANLNVVISTQLWDQFLEVLTSLTQWEELIREWAKTLDTLTRVLARHVYNLDLNDLPLDRLSEQKSKKRRGIGSRAASTGSVQPPRKGSVDQENNTVLNRSVVDHPLRDMRKVRPLPRSASDNTIYNVKTRAKLHRQRTHTVHSGIPVLPLSIEQDMARLLSNGSTSSSATGRKMLSNRRAKSLDSIVIIDSEPPSPRCPSPTPSSGVDSNKDSPIQIENIDGSSIDTNDASERRSVMAGGGVRGWLPDVAVVLWRRMLSALGDVNNIQDPVLHGQVMDYLVQLTQTLIKIRLNQGVSGDNQATPPAPDLIPPLTVIAPWCFKAIQLPDQYESGKLAAYRLICLLTVQPLDISLPKQHLTLFYRAVHNGIASNESKVLHVLVKYTGPRLFSLNLPGSSLLILDYIHAANVILSSQDVEAPRTEAVSIIGSLLTLPVTMIKLPMLQPNGPDIVTMTCPEAKEHIVTILLRSCRREPTGIARCLALSSIAMFVYKELSYKTQHPRIPEAVTVLLLALRASHATVAQVACDSLLLLCDKADVLLELYPNVPSKIIQILSDTLGRMTTRERRGPLTVSMLFCLGEWAMHLGPTVLLQVFQGKPLLMTLFTVLNNIVQNKIGKGFSKIAKNQDDDDDFDPNITLDNLIDESSVKSPRKGNIQSVQLAAKMVLMHLINHLGHFPMGIGAARLSSLVVELDDVPGIDGDELSSAVFQAPNIQLLMLSNSIIMSLIELAALDAPGGGVTAGLTTAPSLVRVLLRDLAGKASWDSSILYSQPFIDDDLPLPFVKPVDWSVKLHTDDLNSVITPHNCTPRHTIRHREPHILPTFANAASDMDNLDDLLQYIGHTSPEVLTNPEIALNAPANPPQGHYLESETIATILNQRNAEQEHMNNWNQHISMSATAISPPSCRPPPAPFHHCRLLFSHLGLSGWELRKKLHLLAKNEKLLRELRNLDGQRSRETHKIAVIYVSQGQEDKNSILSNVTASKEYESFIARLAWEVELESHTGFLGGLVPGKASGVTAPYYATSFTEVLFHVATRMPSDSPESLLQKTRHLGNDEIHIVWSEHWRDYRRDIIPTEFCDVLIVIYPLKNKLYRIQISRKSEIPFFGPLFDECIVEDKVLPGLVRTTALAASRAKRSTLTLYQHYYEERARSIDTVMRNHKEATTFEEFTANVYSPVQPPSPFSAASSVSASSNLAAALIDSHQGRSGLRSSSTASSDNRANRGD is encoded by the exons ATGTTCAGCAAGAAGCTCCATGTAGACGTCAAGAAGTCGACGCTTAAGATCCAGGATGTCAAGAAGGATAGCGCGACGCGATTCAAGCATCTCAAGATCGTGCTAG AAAACGTGGACACTGACGAGGCAAAGGGCTTTTTTGAGGGTAACTTCAGCCATGTGTACTTCATCCTATACGATTGTTTCGTGTCCGCCGAAGCGAATCTTCGGCAGCGCG AGCTTTCCTTCCATATTG TGCATAAAGCACACAGGGAGGAGTTAGAACAAGTATTGCAACTTCTGGAGAAAATTTTAACTCTTCTTCCTGAGTTACTTAATAGACGATGGCAGTGTCATAGTTTAGCACGAATCTTGCAGAAGCTCTTGCATCCTGGTAATAGTTGGAAACTTCGAAGACAAGCTATAAG GTACTTTATTTTGTGGTATCAAGCCCTTGGCGAAAATGCTCCTGAACACATACATCAGATGTTTGCCAGCTTGGTGCCAGGATTTCCACCGCATCAAGCGTCGCCTTATAAATGTGATCGTAAGACGGATAGTAAGAAAGATAAACTGGCGAGAGCAGCCAATTCCGAGGAGAAGGATAAGAGAGAATTTTATGACACGCAACTTGGGCAAAGTACTTTTCATGACAATGGATCAAATCAGTGTCCTATCAGTCAAGTTGACAGTGGACCTATCCTACCACCGCAAAGTGGAGAAAAGCCACTCGACAATGAAACTGTTAGGTTTTTGGAAGCATTGCTTGAATTTATGGTTACTCag GTGGTAAAAGTAGAATGGCGTGATAAATCTACACGACAGCATAAAactttccaatttttattagaaCGTTTTAAGGTAGCATATCTACGTCACATCTGTCCAGAATTTAATGACAACTTTTCGCTTTACAAACCTAACTTAGAATTACCCACAATGCGTAAACCGATGAATCAAAATCAGAATAACTATCTACTTTGTAAAGTTGCTTTAATCAAATGGATTGCGAGCTTTACGCATGTTGCTAGAAAAGATGGACTTTTCGCACATCTTTCACAAAG CACAACACCAAATGAGGAAAACACAGAATCGGAATTACGCCGTGTATCGGTATACACTCAAAATTCTGCTGATTCGAATTTACTATCACCCGAATCAACCATGTCCCAGCAAGATGGTCAAAATCAGGAAGATAGTGCAGTTTCAGCTATGTTAGTTAGAGAGGTTTTATATGGAAACAGGGATAATGTAAACTTTGTACATGAATTGTACAGACAGGCATTTCTTCTGGATTTCCACCATGCAGGAGCCATAAGAAAGGCTATTGCCGTTTATAAAGATTGGATTCAAATGAAT GAAATCCCTCCATTTATGTTAGAACCGCTTGATGGCCATAAAGAACGGGATTTTGAGGAGAGTCAAAGAAAGGAAAGCGAAATGGAAAAAAGTCCGTCTGATAGTTACCGGCAGACGAGATTAAGAAATGATTCTTATCTTGGCGCAATACACCGAGAAAATTTGTTCATTAGAGCAGGCTTGCAAAATGttctgcaaatttttattacgcaagcttcaaatgtatttttcttagaGAATTCAGGACCGAATGCATCTTTGACATTACTTGAGGAGCAAACGGACAGTTGTAAGAGAGTCCTAAATGTATACCGATATGTTGTTATGCACTCTAGACTGGAACCGGCGACTTGGGAACAGTTACTTAg AGTGTTACTGCAAATTACATCGCTCGTACTGAGCGAGAAGTCCTCTCGCCGCAAGCATCAGGAAAGTATCGGTGGAAAACTTGCGCCTGCCATATTCCAGACTCTAATTGTTACATGGATTAAGGCTAACTTAAACGTGGTTATTTCTACCCAGTTATGGGACCAGTTTCTAGAGGTGTTGACATCGTTAACACAATGGGAGGAATTAATTCGAGAGTGGGCG AAAACTCTGGACACGCTAACGAGAGTATTGGCGAGACACGTATATAACTTGGATTTGAATGATCTACCTTTAGACAGACTCAGCGAACAGAAATCAAAAAAGAGACGTGGAATCGGAAGCCGCGCGGCGTCAACTGGAAGCGTACAGCCGCCTCGGAAAGGCAGCGTTGATCAAGAGAATAATACCGTGTTAAATAGAAGCGTCGTAG ATCACCCGCTACGTGATATGAGAAAGGTGCGACCATTGCCGCGCAGTGCGAGCGACAACACTATATATAACGTTAAGACTCGTGCAAAATTGCATAGGCAACGGACGCACACAGTACACAGCGGTATTCCCG TACTCCCCCTATCGATAGAACAAGATATGGCGCGGTTACTGTCAAACGGCTCGACTTCGTCGTCAGCGACCGGTCGGAAGATGCTGTCCAACAGACGTGCAAAATCTTTGGATAGCATTGTTATAATTGATAGCGAACCACCGTCACCACGCTGCCCTTCACCAACACCCAGCAGTGGCGTTGATAGCAACAAAGATAGTCCCATACAGATAGAAAATATTGACGGTAGCAGTATTG ATACAAATGACGCATCTGAGAGGAGATCAGTTATGGCGGGTGGAGGGGTCCGTGGATGGTTGCCAGATGTGGCTGTCGTTTTATGGCGACGTATGCTGTCGGCATTAGGTgatgttaataatattcaagATCCTGTTTTACATGGCCAAGTCATGGATTATCTCGTGCAACTCACACAAACATTAATTaag aTACGTTTAAATCAAGGAGTATCCGGGGATAATCAAGCAACACCTCCAGCACCAGATCTAATTCCACCTCTAACAGTTATTGCACCTTGGTGTTTCAAG GCAATTCAGCTTCCCGATCAATATGAAAGTGGTAAATTAGCTGCGTATCGTCTTATATGTCTCTTAACGGTACAACCACTGGATATTAGTTTACCAAAACAACATCTCACGCTCTTCTACCGCGCCGTTCATAATGGAATTGCTAGTAACGAAAGTAAAGTACTGCATGTACTTGTAAAATATACAGGGCCCAGATTATTTAGTTTAAATCTACCTGGATCGAGTCTTTTGATTTTGGACTATATACATGCTGCTAATGTGATACTTAGCAGTCAAGATGTCgag GCACCAAGGACAGAAGCTGTTTCTATTATTGGCTCATTGTTAACGTTACCTGTCACAATGATCAAGCTACCCATGTTACAACCAAATGGACCTGATATTGTAACTATGACGTGTCCAGAagcaaaa GAGCATATTGTAACAATACTTCTGCGAAGCTGTCGACGAGAACCCACTGGTATTGCGAGATGTCTGGCCCTGTCAAGTATCGCGATGTTTGTATACAAAGAACTGTCCTACAAAACGCAACATCCGAGAATTCCGGAAGCTGTCACAGTTCTTCTTCTTGCACTTAGA gctTCTCACGCTACTGTTGCACAGGTTGCGTGTGATTCTCTGTTACTTCTCTGCGATAAGGCTGATGTGTTGCTAGAATTGTATCCTAATGTGCCATCTAAGATAATACAG ATTTTATCGGATACACTTGGGCGAATGACAACGCGTGAAAGACGCGGACCTTTAACAGTATCAATGCTGTTTTGTTTGGGCGAATGGGCCATGCACTTAGGACCAACAGTATTACTACAAGTGTTTCAAGGAAAACCTCTCTTGATGACCTTATTTACA gtGTTAAATAACATagtgcaaaataaaattggaaaggGATTTTCGAAAATCGCTAAGAATCAGGACGACGACGATGATTTCGATCCTAATATTACGTTAGATAATTTAATTGACGAATCCTCCGTTAAATCCCCTCGCAAAGGAAATATTCAATCTGTACAATTGGCAGCAAAAATG GTACTGATgcatttaattaatcatttgggACACTTTCCAATGGGTATCGGAGCTGCGCGTCTTTCATCACTAGTTGTTGAATTGGATGACGTTCCTGGAATCGATGGAGACGAGCTGTCCTCCGCCGTTTTTCAAGCGCCTAATATACAACTCTTGATGCTCTCTAATTCGATCATAATGTCACTGATAGAATTGGCGGCGTTGGACGCACCTGGCGGAGGCGTCACGGCTGGTTTGACTACAGCTCCTTCTCTGGTTAGAGTTTTGTTGCGCGATCTTGCTGGAAAAGCTTCTTGGGACAGTTCGATCTTGTATAGCCAACCATTCATTGATGATGATCTACCGCTGCCGTTTGTGAAACctg ttgattGGAGCGTAAAATTACATACGGATGATTTGAACAGTGTCATCACACCTCACAACTGTACTCCCAGACACACAATACGGCATCGCGAGCCGCACATATTGCCGACTTTTGCGAACGCTGCAAGCGACATGGACAACTTAGATGAT CTTCTTCAATATATAGGACACACCAGCCCGGAAGTTTTGACCAATCCAGAAATCGCTCTCAATGCGCCCGCTAATCCACCTCAAGGACATTATCTTGAAAGCGAAACTATTGCGACAATTTTAAATCAGAGAAACGCAGAGCAAGAACACATGAACAATTGGAACCAACACATCAG taTGAGTGCAACAGCAATCAGTCCACCATCATGTCGCCCGCCCCCGGCGCCATTTCATCACTGCCGCCTTCTGTTTTCGCATCTCGGTTTGTCCGGCTGGGAGTTGCGTAAGAAATTGCATCTGCTGGCAAAAAACGAGAAGCTCTTACGCGAGCTCCGTAATCTCGATGGCCAGCGGTCTCGGGAGACACACAAGATAGCAGTGATTTACGTCAGCCAGGGACAAGAAGACAAGAACTCCATACTAAGCAACGTCACTGCCAGTAAGGAGTACGAGAGCTTCATCGCGAGACTCGCTTGGGAAGTCGAATTAGAATCGCATACTGGTTTTCTCGGTGGCTTAGTGCCTGGAAAGGCGTCTGGTGTTACCGCGCCGTATTATGCCACATCTTTCACCGAAGTTCTCTTCCACGTTGCTACAAGGATGCCATCGGACAGCCCCGAGAGTTTGTTGCAAAAG ACACGGCATCTTGGCAATGATGAAATCCACATAGTTTGGTCGGAACATTGGCGAGATTATCGCAGAGACATCATACCCACAGAGTTCTGCGACGTCCTCATAGTCATTTATCCACTGAAAAACAAGCTATATCGAATACAGATCTCGCGTAAATCGGAGATTCCATTTTTTGGTCCTTTATTTGATGAGTGTATCGTGGAAGATAAGGTATTACCAGGTTTAGTGAGGACGACCGCGTTAGCCGCAAGTAGAGCGAAGAGATCTACGCTTACCTTATACCAACATTA ttaCGAGGAGAGGGCGCGATCCATCGATACTGTTATGAGAAATCACAAGGAAGCTACGACATTTGAGGAATTTACAGCAAATGTTTATTCACCGGTGCAACCGCCAAGCCCATTTAGCGCAGCTTCATCTGTCTCTG CATCGTCAAATCTCGCGGCAGCACTTATTGATTCGCATCAGGGACGCTCCGGCTTGCGCAGCAGTTCGACAGCTAGCAGTGACAACCGTGCGAATAGAGGTGACTAA
- the LOC105201207 gene encoding probable Rho GTPase-activating protein CG5521 isoform X7, which yields MFSKKLHVDVKKSTLKIQDVKKDSATRFKHLKIVLENVDTDEAKGFFEGNFSHVYFILYDCFVSAEANLRQRELSFHIVHKAHREELEQVLQLLEKILTLLPELLNRRWQCHSLARILQKLLHPGNSWKLRRQAIRYFILWYQALGENAPEHIHQMFASLVPGFPPHQASPYKCDRKTDSKKDKLARAANSEEKDKREFYDTQLGQSTFHDNGSNQCPISQVDSGPILPPQSGEKPLDNETVRFLEALLEFMVTQVVKVEWRDKSTRQHKTFQFLLERFKVAYLRHICPEFNDNFSLYKPNLELPTMRKPMNQNQNNYLLCKVALIKWIASFTHVARKDGLFAHLSQSTTPNEENTESELRRVSVYTQNSADSNLLSPESTMSQQDGQNQEDSAVSAMLVREVLYGNRDNVNFVHELYRQAFLLDFHHAGAIRKAIAVYKDWIQMNEIPPFMLEPLDGHKERDFEESQRKESEMEKSPSDSYRQTRLRNDSYLGAIHRENLFIRAGLQNVLQIFITQASNVFFLENSGPNASLTLLEEQTDSCKRVLNVYRYVVMHSRLEPATWEQLLRVLLQITSLVLSEKSSRRKHQESIGGKLAPAIFQTLIVTWIKANLNVVISTQLWDQFLEVLTSLTQWEELIREWAKTLDTLTRVLARHVYNLDLNDLPLDRLSEQKSKKRRGIGSRAASTGSVQPPRKGSVDQENNTVLNRSVVDHPLRDMRKVRPLPRSASDNTIYNVKTRAKLHRQRTHTVHSGIPVLPLSIEQDMARLLSNGSTSSSATGRKMLSNRRAKSLDSIVIIDSEPPSPRCPSPTPSSGVDSNKDSPIQIENIDGSSIDTNDASERRSVMAGGGVRGWLPDVAVVLWRRMLSALGDVNNIQDPVLHGQVMDYLVQLTQTLIKIRLNQGVSGDNQATPPAPDLIPPLTVIAPWCFKAIQLPDQYESGKLAAYRLICLLTVQPLDISLPKQHLTLFYRAVHNGIASNESKVLHVLVKYTGPRLFSLNLPGSSLLILDYIHAANVILSSQDVEAPRTEAVSIIGSLLTLPVTMIKLPMLQPNGPDIVTMTCPEAKEHIVTILLRSCRREPTGIARCLALSSIAMFVYKELSYKTQHPRIPEAVTVLLLALRASHATVAQVACDSLLLLCDKADVLLELYPNVPSKIIQILSDTLGRMTTRERRGPLTVSMLFCLGEWAMHLGPTVLLQVFQGKPLLMTLFTVLNNIVQNKIGKGFSKIAKNQDDDDDFDPNITLDNLIDESSVKSPRKGNIQSVQLAAKMVLMHLINHLGHFPMGIGAARLSSLVVELDDVPGIDGDELSSAVFQAPNIQLLMLSNSIIMSLIELAALDAPGGGVTAGLTTAPSLVRVLLRDLAGKASWDSSILYSQPFIDDDLPLPFVKPVDWSVKLHTDDLNSVITPHNCTPRHTIRHREPHILPTFANAASDMDNLDDLLQYIGHTSPEVLTNPEIALNAPANPPQGHYLESETIATILNQRNAEQEHMNNWNQHISMSATAISPPSCRPPPAPFHHCRLLFSHLGLSGWELRKKLHLLAKNEKLLRELRNLDGQRSRETHKIAVIYVSQGQEDKNSILSNVTASKEYESFIARLAWEVELESHTGFLGGLVPGKASGVTAPYYATSFTEVLFHVATRMPSDSPESLLQKTRHLGNDEIHIVWSEHWRDYRRDIIPTEFCDVLIVIYPLKNKLYRIQISRKSEIPFFGPLFDECIVEDKVLPGLVRTTALAASRAKRSTLTLYQHYYEERARSIDTVMRNHKEATTFEEFTANVYSPVQPPSPFSAASSVSGSTTSVQSTASSNLAAALIDSHQGRSGLRSSSTASSDNRANRGD from the exons ATGTTCAGCAAGAAGCTCCATGTAGACGTCAAGAAGTCGACGCTTAAGATCCAGGATGTCAAGAAGGATAGCGCGACGCGATTCAAGCATCTCAAGATCGTGCTAG AAAACGTGGACACTGACGAGGCAAAGGGCTTTTTTGAGGGTAACTTCAGCCATGTGTACTTCATCCTATACGATTGTTTCGTGTCCGCCGAAGCGAATCTTCGGCAGCGCG AGCTTTCCTTCCATATTG TGCATAAAGCACACAGGGAGGAGTTAGAACAAGTATTGCAACTTCTGGAGAAAATTTTAACTCTTCTTCCTGAGTTACTTAATAGACGATGGCAGTGTCATAGTTTAGCACGAATCTTGCAGAAGCTCTTGCATCCTGGTAATAGTTGGAAACTTCGAAGACAAGCTATAAG GTACTTTATTTTGTGGTATCAAGCCCTTGGCGAAAATGCTCCTGAACACATACATCAGATGTTTGCCAGCTTGGTGCCAGGATTTCCACCGCATCAAGCGTCGCCTTATAAATGTGATCGTAAGACGGATAGTAAGAAAGATAAACTGGCGAGAGCAGCCAATTCCGAGGAGAAGGATAAGAGAGAATTTTATGACACGCAACTTGGGCAAAGTACTTTTCATGACAATGGATCAAATCAGTGTCCTATCAGTCAAGTTGACAGTGGACCTATCCTACCACCGCAAAGTGGAGAAAAGCCACTCGACAATGAAACTGTTAGGTTTTTGGAAGCATTGCTTGAATTTATGGTTACTCag GTGGTAAAAGTAGAATGGCGTGATAAATCTACACGACAGCATAAAactttccaatttttattagaaCGTTTTAAGGTAGCATATCTACGTCACATCTGTCCAGAATTTAATGACAACTTTTCGCTTTACAAACCTAACTTAGAATTACCCACAATGCGTAAACCGATGAATCAAAATCAGAATAACTATCTACTTTGTAAAGTTGCTTTAATCAAATGGATTGCGAGCTTTACGCATGTTGCTAGAAAAGATGGACTTTTCGCACATCTTTCACAAAG CACAACACCAAATGAGGAAAACACAGAATCGGAATTACGCCGTGTATCGGTATACACTCAAAATTCTGCTGATTCGAATTTACTATCACCCGAATCAACCATGTCCCAGCAAGATGGTCAAAATCAGGAAGATAGTGCAGTTTCAGCTATGTTAGTTAGAGAGGTTTTATATGGAAACAGGGATAATGTAAACTTTGTACATGAATTGTACAGACAGGCATTTCTTCTGGATTTCCACCATGCAGGAGCCATAAGAAAGGCTATTGCCGTTTATAAAGATTGGATTCAAATGAAT GAAATCCCTCCATTTATGTTAGAACCGCTTGATGGCCATAAAGAACGGGATTTTGAGGAGAGTCAAAGAAAGGAAAGCGAAATGGAAAAAAGTCCGTCTGATAGTTACCGGCAGACGAGATTAAGAAATGATTCTTATCTTGGCGCAATACACCGAGAAAATTTGTTCATTAGAGCAGGCTTGCAAAATGttctgcaaatttttattacgcaagcttcaaatgtatttttcttagaGAATTCAGGACCGAATGCATCTTTGACATTACTTGAGGAGCAAACGGACAGTTGTAAGAGAGTCCTAAATGTATACCGATATGTTGTTATGCACTCTAGACTGGAACCGGCGACTTGGGAACAGTTACTTAg AGTGTTACTGCAAATTACATCGCTCGTACTGAGCGAGAAGTCCTCTCGCCGCAAGCATCAGGAAAGTATCGGTGGAAAACTTGCGCCTGCCATATTCCAGACTCTAATTGTTACATGGATTAAGGCTAACTTAAACGTGGTTATTTCTACCCAGTTATGGGACCAGTTTCTAGAGGTGTTGACATCGTTAACACAATGGGAGGAATTAATTCGAGAGTGGGCG AAAACTCTGGACACGCTAACGAGAGTATTGGCGAGACACGTATATAACTTGGATTTGAATGATCTACCTTTAGACAGACTCAGCGAACAGAAATCAAAAAAGAGACGTGGAATCGGAAGCCGCGCGGCGTCAACTGGAAGCGTACAGCCGCCTCGGAAAGGCAGCGTTGATCAAGAGAATAATACCGTGTTAAATAGAAGCGTCGTAG ATCACCCGCTACGTGATATGAGAAAGGTGCGACCATTGCCGCGCAGTGCGAGCGACAACACTATATATAACGTTAAGACTCGTGCAAAATTGCATAGGCAACGGACGCACACAGTACACAGCGGTATTCCCG TACTCCCCCTATCGATAGAACAAGATATGGCGCGGTTACTGTCAAACGGCTCGACTTCGTCGTCAGCGACCGGTCGGAAGATGCTGTCCAACAGACGTGCAAAATCTTTGGATAGCATTGTTATAATTGATAGCGAACCACCGTCACCACGCTGCCCTTCACCAACACCCAGCAGTGGCGTTGATAGCAACAAAGATAGTCCCATACAGATAGAAAATATTGACGGTAGCAGTATTG ATACAAATGACGCATCTGAGAGGAGATCAGTTATGGCGGGTGGAGGGGTCCGTGGATGGTTGCCAGATGTGGCTGTCGTTTTATGGCGACGTATGCTGTCGGCATTAGGTgatgttaataatattcaagATCCTGTTTTACATGGCCAAGTCATGGATTATCTCGTGCAACTCACACAAACATTAATTaag aTACGTTTAAATCAAGGAGTATCCGGGGATAATCAAGCAACACCTCCAGCACCAGATCTAATTCCACCTCTAACAGTTATTGCACCTTGGTGTTTCAAG GCAATTCAGCTTCCCGATCAATATGAAAGTGGTAAATTAGCTGCGTATCGTCTTATATGTCTCTTAACGGTACAACCACTGGATATTAGTTTACCAAAACAACATCTCACGCTCTTCTACCGCGCCGTTCATAATGGAATTGCTAGTAACGAAAGTAAAGTACTGCATGTACTTGTAAAATATACAGGGCCCAGATTATTTAGTTTAAATCTACCTGGATCGAGTCTTTTGATTTTGGACTATATACATGCTGCTAATGTGATACTTAGCAGTCAAGATGTCgag GCACCAAGGACAGAAGCTGTTTCTATTATTGGCTCATTGTTAACGTTACCTGTCACAATGATCAAGCTACCCATGTTACAACCAAATGGACCTGATATTGTAACTATGACGTGTCCAGAagcaaaa GAGCATATTGTAACAATACTTCTGCGAAGCTGTCGACGAGAACCCACTGGTATTGCGAGATGTCTGGCCCTGTCAAGTATCGCGATGTTTGTATACAAAGAACTGTCCTACAAAACGCAACATCCGAGAATTCCGGAAGCTGTCACAGTTCTTCTTCTTGCACTTAGA gctTCTCACGCTACTGTTGCACAGGTTGCGTGTGATTCTCTGTTACTTCTCTGCGATAAGGCTGATGTGTTGCTAGAATTGTATCCTAATGTGCCATCTAAGATAATACAG ATTTTATCGGATACACTTGGGCGAATGACAACGCGTGAAAGACGCGGACCTTTAACAGTATCAATGCTGTTTTGTTTGGGCGAATGGGCCATGCACTTAGGACCAACAGTATTACTACAAGTGTTTCAAGGAAAACCTCTCTTGATGACCTTATTTACA gtGTTAAATAACATagtgcaaaataaaattggaaaggGATTTTCGAAAATCGCTAAGAATCAGGACGACGACGATGATTTCGATCCTAATATTACGTTAGATAATTTAATTGACGAATCCTCCGTTAAATCCCCTCGCAAAGGAAATATTCAATCTGTACAATTGGCAGCAAAAATG GTACTGATgcatttaattaatcatttgggACACTTTCCAATGGGTATCGGAGCTGCGCGTCTTTCATCACTAGTTGTTGAATTGGATGACGTTCCTGGAATCGATGGAGACGAGCTGTCCTCCGCCGTTTTTCAAGCGCCTAATATACAACTCTTGATGCTCTCTAATTCGATCATAATGTCACTGATAGAATTGGCGGCGTTGGACGCACCTGGCGGAGGCGTCACGGCTGGTTTGACTACAGCTCCTTCTCTGGTTAGAGTTTTGTTGCGCGATCTTGCTGGAAAAGCTTCTTGGGACAGTTCGATCTTGTATAGCCAACCATTCATTGATGATGATCTACCGCTGCCGTTTGTGAAACctg ttgattGGAGCGTAAAATTACATACGGATGATTTGAACAGTGTCATCACACCTCACAACTGTACTCCCAGACACACAATACGGCATCGCGAGCCGCACATATTGCCGACTTTTGCGAACGCTGCAAGCGACATGGACAACTTAGATGAT CTTCTTCAATATATAGGACACACCAGCCCGGAAGTTTTGACCAATCCAGAAATCGCTCTCAATGCGCCCGCTAATCCACCTCAAGGACATTATCTTGAAAGCGAAACTATTGCGACAATTTTAAATCAGAGAAACGCAGAGCAAGAACACATGAACAATTGGAACCAACACATCAG taTGAGTGCAACAGCAATCAGTCCACCATCATGTCGCCCGCCCCCGGCGCCATTTCATCACTGCCGCCTTCTGTTTTCGCATCTCGGTTTGTCCGGCTGGGAGTTGCGTAAGAAATTGCATCTGCTGGCAAAAAACGAGAAGCTCTTACGCGAGCTCCGTAATCTCGATGGCCAGCGGTCTCGGGAGACACACAAGATAGCAGTGATTTACGTCAGCCAGGGACAAGAAGACAAGAACTCCATACTAAGCAACGTCACTGCCAGTAAGGAGTACGAGAGCTTCATCGCGAGACTCGCTTGGGAAGTCGAATTAGAATCGCATACTGGTTTTCTCGGTGGCTTAGTGCCTGGAAAGGCGTCTGGTGTTACCGCGCCGTATTATGCCACATCTTTCACCGAAGTTCTCTTCCACGTTGCTACAAGGATGCCATCGGACAGCCCCGAGAGTTTGTTGCAAAAG ACACGGCATCTTGGCAATGATGAAATCCACATAGTTTGGTCGGAACATTGGCGAGATTATCGCAGAGACATCATACCCACAGAGTTCTGCGACGTCCTCATAGTCATTTATCCACTGAAAAACAAGCTATATCGAATACAGATCTCGCGTAAATCGGAGATTCCATTTTTTGGTCCTTTATTTGATGAGTGTATCGTGGAAGATAAGGTATTACCAGGTTTAGTGAGGACGACCGCGTTAGCCGCAAGTAGAGCGAAGAGATCTACGCTTACCTTATACCAACATTA ttaCGAGGAGAGGGCGCGATCCATCGATACTGTTATGAGAAATCACAAGGAAGCTACGACATTTGAGGAATTTACAGCAAATGTTTATTCACCGGTGCAACCGCCAAGCCCATTTAGCGCAGCTTCATCTGTCTCTG GATCTACAACAAGCGTGCAATCCACAGCATCGTCAAATCTCGCGGCAGCACTTATTGATTCGCATCAGGGACGCTCCGGCTTGCGCAGCAGTTCGACAGCTAGCAGTGACAACCGTGCGAATAGAGGTGACTAA